Proteins from one Triticum aestivum cultivar Chinese Spring chromosome 7A, IWGSC CS RefSeq v2.1, whole genome shotgun sequence genomic window:
- the LOC123153216 gene encoding ervatamin-B-like, with product MATTVARLLLVVTMVFLLATPMASVGNITVSFASEEVTSEEALLSLYERWAQHFGKILPRGGARGSTRFAVFAQSVRLAHQRGPGKLKLNEFADTALSNDYGSRCYIPMAQIRRRTHCGSCWAFATASAIEGLYKIEHGDLIPLSPQQLVDCDGSNRHCRGGTPAKAFQTIKLGDGIARWADYPYKSVMGWCYPARKGVGIRGWERVEPRDEIALMWAVFKRPVTVGVDANSTAFIQYRGGLFDGPCNTTLGHAMTLVGYGTTGHIDPYGKPEGVDFWLLKNTWSTAWGEAGYMRLRRGAEAKGGVCGVMLEATYPIHSYALF from the exons ATGGCCACCACTGTGGCGAGACTCCTGCTCGTGGTGACCATGGTTTTCCTCCTCGCCACGCCCATGGCGAGTGTCGGCAACATCACAGTGTCGTTCGCCTCGGAGGAGGTCACGTCGGAGGAGGCCCTCCTCTCTCTGTACGAGCGGTGGGCGCAGCACTTCGGGAAGATTCTCCCAAGAGGAGGAGCACGCGGCAGCACCCGCTTCGCCGTCTTCGCGCAGAGTGTCCGGCTCGCGCACCAGCGCGGCCCGGGCAAACTGAAGCTCAACGAGTTCGCTGACACCGCCCTCAGCAATGACTACGGCAGCCGCTGCTACATTCCGATGGCGCAA ATCCGCCGGC GGACGCACTGTGGAAGCTGCTGGGCTTTTGCAACCGCATCAGCCATCGAGGGCCTTTACAAGATCGAGCACGGGGACCTGATCCCGCTATCGCCCCAGCAGCTCGTCGACTGCGACGGCAGCAACAGGCACTGTAGAGGCGGCACCCCGGCCAAGGCATTCCAAACCATTAAGCTTGGTGATGGCATCGCGCGATGGGCGGACTATCCGTACAAAAGTGTTATGGGCTGGTGCTACCCGGCCCGCAAAGGCGTGGGCATCAGGGGCTGGGAGCGTGTGGAGCCACGGGACGAGATTGCGCTCATGTGGGCGGTGTTCAAGCGCCCCGTCACGGTAGGGGTTGACGCCAACAGCACGGCCTTTATACAATACCGCGGTGGCCTATTCGACGGGCCCTGCAATACCACTCTCGGACACGCCATGACCCTGGTTGGGTATGGAACTACCGGACACATCGACCCTTACGGCAAGCCGGAGGGAGTCGACTTTTGGCTCCTAAAAAATACCTGGTCCACGGCGTGGGGTGAAGCCGGCTATATGCGGCTCCGACGCGGTGCCGAAGCCAAAGGTGGGGTCTGCGGGGTAATGCTCGAGGCCACCTATCCGATCCATTCCTATGCACTATTTTAA